The following proteins are encoded in a genomic region of Pseudodesulfovibrio mercurii:
- a CDS encoding 4Fe-4S dicluster domain-containing protein has translation MNGAVRETWSPASEADQLVLKELRETVGACMQCGTCTASCPNWHAMDITPRAMWRMIQFGMLDKILESKTFWMCSACYMCTLRCPRGLKLTSAMAALKRLAGIADGPHARRNLAFYRAFMDDVEVHGRVQETSMMQRYFLKARDPMLPLSYLPLGVRMLGKGKVHMPGKGRGDVLRPLFAKAREMEGLS, from the coding sequence ATGAACGGAGCTGTCAGGGAAACGTGGAGCCCGGCCTCGGAGGCCGACCAACTGGTGCTCAAGGAGTTGAGGGAAACCGTGGGGGCGTGCATGCAGTGCGGCACCTGCACGGCCTCCTGTCCCAACTGGCACGCCATGGACATCACCCCGAGGGCCATGTGGCGGATGATCCAGTTCGGCATGCTCGACAAGATACTGGAAAGCAAGACCTTCTGGATGTGCTCGGCCTGCTACATGTGCACGCTGCGCTGCCCGCGCGGGCTCAAGCTGACCTCGGCCATGGCCGCCCTGAAGCGGCTGGCCGGGATCGCGGACGGCCCCCACGCGCGCAGGAACCTGGCCTTCTACCGGGCCTTCATGGACGACGTGGAGGTCCACGGCCGGGTCCAGGAGACGAGCATGATGCAGCGGTACTTCCTCAAGGCCCGCGACCCCATGCTGCCGCTCTCCTACCTGCCGCTGGGCGTGCGCATGCTCGGCAAGGGCAAGGTGCACATGCCGGGCAAGGGGCGGGGCGACGTGCTCCGGCCCCTGTTCGCCAAGGCCCGCGAGATGGAGGGACTGTCATGA
- a CDS encoding 4Fe-4S binding protein: MRKQYGALVVGAGIGGIRAALDLAVTGHKVALIDRRPSHGGILAQLDHQFPTDHCGMCRMLPLMSRDSSSQYCLRKGLFHDNIDLMLSTEVETLEGEPGKFLLSLKRKSTLIDPAKCISCGRCAEVCPVRVPSEFNAGLTERTAVHLPVPYAIPNHYVLDLDNCIRCWKCHEACPTGAIDFKFEDRRDFHILVADRDPDVKAMMEAELKEQNFPLHFAQSGREAVDRLASEEPVGLLLLGMGLNDMDAERVLTRARELRPDLPVVVLADPGSEEAAADLVMQGAREYLVKPLRRKRFVPWLDKLYVRILSDSTVKLEVGAVVLAGGFDCYTPDMDPEGGADVWAYAHPGVLTAVEFERLLSGTGPTGGRLQRSDGEPVRRIAWLQCVGSRDVHKHADFCSGICCMFSIKEALLAKKVAGEGLDATIFYMDMRTSGKEYQRYRVDAEKKHGVRFVRSRPHTVLAADDGKGLKLEYLNDAGELIAEEFDMVVLAAGARPPRGTDKFALTMGVDLNEWGFVDTLPYRPERTSRVGVFAAGAFGEPRDISESVIHAGAAAQAASRIIKAYDVLAGIEGEPEPSYPDVSRDPARTLVTVCTSCPTLEQAVDLDDLAERMQRVHSVCKVMRVGSACTPQGWKDIEAAALEYKPNRILIGACMPYAYIPRLKELGRTIGLNPALMDVVDIYTATVGGDGDGRVEREIYASLATAVARLQGADPSGPAVTVDVVRSALVVGGGLAGMVAAMSIADQGYGVCLVEAEEELGGTAMRLHTQLDGTDPHAYMEELIAQVEKHPNIKVFKDSRVVLSRGSAGHFRSAIASPRGVFPLEHAVTILATGGHEAKVYESGLCVHKSVMTHLALEEQLATGRLDAKALSSVVMIQCWRNDGEDRTYCSKVCCPEMLKNVLALKERNPDLPIYVFYRDIMTQGFLETYYTRARKAGAIFIRYDHLTVPQVTFEEGRPVVRGYDPILRGQVELRPDILSLASGIEPNDVEDLLEVFDVEVDEHGFYREADFKWRPVDFLKQGIYMCGIALGPRRMRETVATAKAAAQRALRILNAEKIPRETVVATVRHSLCSLCQACVSACPYGARAVDTTEEKIIVDEILCQGCGACAAVCPNSATVLKGFHDGPMLSVIDAALEEPA, encoded by the coding sequence ATGAGAAAGCAATACGGCGCATTGGTGGTCGGAGCGGGCATCGGCGGCATCCGCGCGGCCCTGGACCTGGCCGTCACCGGGCACAAGGTGGCCCTCATCGACCGCAGGCCCAGCCACGGCGGGATACTCGCCCAGCTGGACCACCAGTTCCCCACGGACCACTGCGGCATGTGCCGCATGCTCCCGCTGATGTCGCGCGACTCCTCCAGCCAGTACTGTCTGCGCAAGGGGCTGTTCCACGACAACATCGACCTCATGCTGTCCACCGAGGTGGAGACCCTGGAGGGCGAACCGGGCAAGTTCCTGCTCTCCCTCAAGCGCAAGTCCACGCTCATCGACCCGGCCAAGTGCATCAGCTGCGGCCGGTGCGCCGAGGTCTGCCCGGTGCGCGTGCCCAGCGAGTTCAACGCCGGGCTGACCGAGCGCACGGCCGTGCACCTGCCCGTGCCCTACGCCATCCCCAACCACTACGTGCTGGACCTGGACAACTGCATCCGCTGCTGGAAGTGCCACGAGGCCTGCCCCACCGGGGCCATCGACTTCAAGTTCGAGGATCGCAGGGACTTCCACATCCTGGTGGCCGACCGCGACCCGGACGTGAAGGCGATGATGGAGGCGGAGCTCAAGGAGCAGAACTTCCCGCTGCACTTCGCGCAGAGCGGACGCGAGGCCGTGGACCGGCTCGCCTCGGAGGAGCCCGTGGGGCTGCTCCTGCTGGGCATGGGGCTGAACGACATGGATGCGGAACGGGTCCTGACCCGCGCCAGGGAGCTCAGGCCCGACCTGCCCGTGGTCGTCCTGGCCGATCCGGGGAGCGAGGAGGCGGCCGCGGACCTGGTCATGCAGGGCGCGCGCGAATACCTGGTCAAGCCGCTGAGGCGGAAGCGCTTCGTGCCCTGGCTCGACAAGCTCTACGTGCGCATCCTCTCGGACTCCACGGTCAAGCTCGAGGTCGGGGCCGTGGTCCTGGCCGGGGGCTTCGACTGCTACACCCCGGACATGGACCCCGAGGGCGGGGCGGACGTCTGGGCCTACGCCCATCCGGGCGTGCTCACCGCCGTGGAGTTCGAGCGGCTGCTCTCGGGCACCGGGCCCACGGGCGGCAGGCTGCAACGATCCGACGGCGAGCCGGTCAGACGCATCGCCTGGCTGCAATGCGTGGGCTCGCGCGACGTGCACAAGCATGCGGACTTCTGTTCCGGCATCTGCTGCATGTTCTCCATCAAGGAGGCCCTGCTGGCCAAGAAGGTCGCGGGCGAGGGCCTGGATGCGACCATCTTCTACATGGACATGCGCACCTCGGGCAAGGAGTACCAGCGCTACCGGGTCGATGCCGAGAAGAAGCACGGCGTGCGCTTCGTGCGCAGCCGTCCGCACACGGTCCTGGCCGCCGACGACGGCAAGGGGCTGAAGCTCGAATATCTGAACGACGCGGGCGAGCTGATTGCCGAGGAATTCGACATGGTCGTCCTGGCCGCCGGGGCGCGGCCGCCCAGGGGCACGGACAAGTTCGCCCTGACCATGGGCGTGGACCTGAACGAGTGGGGCTTCGTGGACACCCTGCCGTACCGGCCCGAGCGGACCAGTCGCGTGGGCGTGTTCGCGGCCGGGGCCTTCGGCGAACCCCGCGACATCTCCGAGTCGGTCATCCACGCCGGGGCCGCGGCCCAGGCCGCCTCGCGGATCATCAAGGCCTACGACGTCCTGGCGGGCATCGAGGGCGAGCCCGAACCGTCCTACCCGGACGTGTCCAGGGACCCGGCGCGGACCCTGGTCACGGTCTGCACCTCCTGCCCGACCCTGGAGCAGGCCGTGGACCTGGACGACCTGGCCGAGCGCATGCAGCGGGTCCATTCGGTCTGCAAGGTCATGCGCGTGGGCAGCGCCTGCACCCCGCAGGGCTGGAAGGACATCGAGGCGGCGGCCCTGGAGTACAAGCCCAACCGTATTCTCATCGGGGCGTGCATGCCCTACGCCTACATCCCCAGGCTCAAGGAGCTGGGCCGGACCATCGGCCTGAACCCCGCGCTCATGGACGTGGTGGACATCTACACCGCCACGGTGGGCGGGGACGGCGACGGCCGCGTGGAGCGCGAGATATACGCCTCCCTGGCCACGGCCGTGGCCCGGTTGCAGGGCGCGGACCCGTCCGGCCCGGCCGTGACCGTGGACGTGGTCCGCTCGGCCCTGGTGGTCGGCGGCGGCCTGGCGGGCATGGTCGCCGCCATGTCCATCGCGGACCAGGGCTACGGGGTCTGCCTGGTGGAGGCCGAGGAGGAGCTCGGCGGCACGGCCATGCGGCTGCATACCCAGCTGGACGGCACCGACCCGCACGCCTACATGGAGGAGCTCATCGCCCAGGTGGAGAAGCACCCGAACATCAAGGTCTTCAAGGATTCGCGCGTGGTCCTCTCAAGGGGCAGCGCGGGCCACTTCCGCTCGGCCATCGCCAGCCCGCGGGGGGTCTTCCCCCTGGAGCACGCGGTGACCATCCTGGCCACGGGCGGGCACGAGGCCAAGGTCTACGAGTCCGGCCTGTGTGTGCACAAGTCGGTCATGACCCACCTGGCCCTGGAGGAGCAGCTGGCCACCGGCCGGCTCGACGCCAAGGCCCTCTCCTCGGTGGTCATGATCCAGTGCTGGCGCAACGACGGCGAGGACCGGACCTATTGCAGCAAGGTCTGCTGCCCGGAGATGCTCAAGAACGTGCTCGCCCTCAAGGAGCGCAACCCGGACCTGCCCATCTACGTCTTCTACCGCGACATCATGACCCAGGGGTTCCTGGAGACCTACTACACCAGGGCGCGCAAGGCGGGGGCCATCTTCATCCGCTACGACCACCTGACCGTGCCCCAGGTGACCTTCGAGGAGGGCAGGCCCGTGGTCCGGGGGTACGACCCGATCCTGCGGGGCCAGGTGGAGCTGCGTCCGGACATCCTGTCCCTGGCCAGCGGCATCGAGCCCAACGACGTGGAGGACCTGCTCGAGGTCTTCGACGTGGAGGTGGACGAGCACGGCTTCTACCGCGAGGCGGACTTCAAGTGGCGGCCCGTGGATTTCCTCAAGCAGGGCATCTACATGTGCGGCATCGCCCTGGGTCCCCGGCGCATGCGCGAGACCGTGGCCACGGCCAAGGCGGCGGCCCAGCGGGCCCTGCGCATCCTCAACGCCGAGAAGATCCCCCGCGAGACCGTGGTGGCCACGGTGCGCCACTCCCTGTGCTCCCTGTGCCAGGCCTGCGTCAGCGCTTGTCCCTACGGGGCCCGGGCCGTGGACACCACCGAGGAGAAGATCATCGTGGACGAGATTCTCTGCCAGGGGTGCGGCGCCTGCGCCGCGGTCTGCCCCAACAGCGCCACCGTGCTCAAGGGGTTCCACGACGGGCCGATGCTGTCCGTCATCGATGCGGCCCTGGAGGAACCGGCCTAG
- a CDS encoding Coenzyme F420 hydrogenase/dehydrogenase, beta subunit C-terminal domain: MATTAKIQIDGGNPIAAVQGFLRGLMENESIGGVLVPMHLFGKGIPMPTLVTDPEQLSGADPLAPAFPMNSAKLLARLTRGQSGERIAAVLRPCEIRAFVELVKLNQGSIDDIILVGLDCMGAFDNTGYKAFLGDRDPFEATMDFHRQVGNGGADIASACRACEHPAPENADIVLGLAGADLSGHIPVTASSPRGESLLLSLGLPEAEAGGGRDEALKAMIEVRTANRDEMFERTRAVTGTLTDLAEYLASCVNCYNCRVACPVCYCKECVFNTDVFEHKPWQYMGWAKRKGSLKMPTDTVFYHLTRMAHMSMACVGCGQCSNACPNDIPVMELFRTVAARTQESFDYVPGRSLDEAPPLSVFKEDEFQDAVSHMA, translated from the coding sequence ATGGCAACCACGGCGAAGATCCAGATCGACGGGGGCAACCCGATTGCGGCGGTGCAGGGGTTCCTGCGCGGCCTGATGGAGAACGAGAGCATCGGCGGGGTGCTGGTGCCCATGCACCTGTTCGGCAAGGGCATCCCCATGCCGACCCTGGTCACGGACCCGGAGCAGCTCTCCGGAGCGGACCCGCTGGCCCCGGCATTTCCCATGAACAGCGCCAAGCTCCTGGCCCGGCTCACCAGAGGGCAGTCGGGCGAGCGCATCGCCGCGGTCCTGCGGCCGTGCGAAATCCGCGCCTTCGTGGAGCTGGTCAAGCTCAACCAGGGTTCCATCGACGACATCATCCTGGTCGGCCTGGACTGCATGGGGGCCTTCGACAACACCGGGTACAAGGCGTTTCTGGGCGACCGCGATCCCTTCGAGGCCACCATGGACTTCCACAGGCAGGTGGGCAACGGCGGGGCGGACATCGCCTCGGCCTGCCGGGCCTGCGAGCATCCGGCCCCGGAGAACGCGGACATCGTCCTCGGCCTGGCCGGGGCGGACCTGTCCGGGCACATTCCGGTCACGGCCTCCAGCCCGCGCGGCGAGTCCCTGCTCCTCAGCCTGGGGCTGCCCGAGGCCGAGGCGGGCGGCGGCCGCGACGAGGCGCTCAAGGCCATGATCGAGGTGCGCACCGCCAACCGGGACGAGATGTTCGAGCGCACCCGGGCGGTCACCGGCACCCTGACCGACCTGGCCGAGTACCTGGCCTCCTGCGTCAACTGCTACAACTGCCGGGTGGCCTGCCCGGTCTGCTACTGCAAGGAGTGCGTCTTCAACACCGACGTGTTCGAGCACAAGCCGTGGCAGTACATGGGCTGGGCCAAGCGCAAGGGCTCGCTGAAGATGCCCACGGACACGGTCTTCTACCACCTCACGCGCATGGCCCACATGTCCATGGCCTGCGTGGGCTGCGGCCAGTGTTCCAACGCCTGCCCCAACGACATCCCGGTCATGGAGCTGTTCCGCACCGTGGCCGCGCGCACCCAGGAGAGTTTCGACTACGTGCCGGGCCGCAGCCTGGACGAGGCCCCGCCGCTGTCGGTCTTCAAGGAAGACGAGTTCCAGGACGCGGTTTCGCACATGGCCTGA
- a CDS encoding hydrogenase iron-sulfur subunit, which yields MSNEFEPTILAFVCNWCTFTAADLAGTSRMIQQPNLRMVRMMCTGMVDPKYIVKSLLSGADGVLVSGCHPGDCHYINGNYKARRRVKLLNEILPQFGIEKERVKLTWVGASEGNEFAATVNNFINEIRELGPMEARSMAVI from the coding sequence ATGAGTAACGAGTTCGAACCGACCATCCTGGCCTTTGTCTGCAACTGGTGCACCTTCACGGCGGCGGACCTGGCCGGGACCTCGCGCATGATCCAGCAGCCCAACCTGCGCATGGTGCGCATGATGTGCACCGGCATGGTGGACCCCAAGTACATCGTCAAGTCCCTGCTCTCCGGGGCGGACGGGGTCCTGGTCTCGGGCTGCCATCCCGGTGACTGCCACTACATCAACGGCAACTACAAGGCCCGGCGGCGGGTCAAGCTCCTGAACGAGATTCTGCCCCAGTTCGGCATCGAAAAGGAGCGGGTCAAGCTGACCTGGGTGGGGGCGAGCGAAGGCAACGAGTTTGCCGCGACGGTCAATAACTTCATCAACGAAATCAGAGAACTCGGCCCCATGGAAGCGCGTTCCATGGCCGTGATCTAG
- a CDS encoding CoB--CoM heterodisulfide reductase iron-sulfur subunit A family protein, whose product MSRKIGVYVCHCGSNIAGKVDCEGVAEFAGGLKDVVVSRDYQFMCSDPGQEMIIRDIRQYGLDRVVVASCSPRLHEKTFQKACARAGLNPYLMQHCCIREHCSWTTADPDEATAKARHIVEAAVERVADHQKLYSREVGVLPDVMVVGAGIAGIQAALDIAKSGHKVHLVEKSPSIGGHMAQFDKTFPTLDCAACISTPKMVAVSQEPNINLMTWSEVEEVTGFVGNYTVTVRHKPRYVKEDVCTGCGACLEKCPTKAISEFNEGLGFRKAIYRNSPQAVPNTPVIDGDACKMITKGKCGVCQKICPTGAIDYDMKESREVFHVGSIVLATGYDTMDPTPMREYGFGRYDEVYTALQFERLNNAVGPTEGKIVMKNGRKPESVAIIHCVGSRDKNYHEYCSRTCCMYALKYDHLIKDKVGHDTKVYNFYIDMRCFGKGYEEFYRRVQDEGVTFIRGRPAEVVEEDGRLVVVGEDTLLGVNVRLPVDMVILCTAMEPRPDATEVARVFGIAQGSDGFFLEEHPKLGPVSTATDGVFLAGTCQGPKDIPDAVSHASGGAAQALALAAKGTVSISPTTSWINPDICVGCRVCVGLCAYSAIEFDERRNVAVINEAMCKGCGSCAGYCPSGAAQIKHFNETQIFNEIDGLLGMVPGWLPPEAGGAHPVDIPVTRVVEEARHE is encoded by the coding sequence ATGTCCAGAAAGATCGGTGTCTATGTCTGTCATTGCGGGTCCAACATCGCGGGCAAGGTGGACTGCGAGGGGGTGGCCGAGTTTGCGGGCGGTCTCAAGGACGTGGTCGTCTCCCGCGACTACCAGTTCATGTGCTCGGACCCCGGCCAGGAGATGATCATCCGGGACATCCGGCAGTACGGCCTGGATCGCGTGGTGGTCGCCTCCTGTTCGCCCCGGCTGCACGAGAAGACCTTCCAGAAGGCGTGCGCCCGGGCCGGGCTCAATCCGTACCTCATGCAGCACTGCTGCATCCGCGAGCACTGCTCCTGGACCACGGCCGATCCCGATGAGGCCACGGCCAAGGCCCGGCACATCGTCGAGGCGGCGGTGGAGCGGGTGGCCGACCACCAGAAGCTCTACTCGCGCGAGGTCGGGGTCCTGCCCGACGTCATGGTCGTGGGCGCGGGCATCGCTGGCATCCAGGCCGCGCTCGACATCGCCAAGTCCGGGCACAAGGTCCACCTGGTGGAGAAGAGCCCGTCCATCGGCGGGCATATGGCCCAGTTCGACAAGACCTTCCCCACGCTCGACTGCGCGGCCTGTATCTCAACGCCCAAGATGGTCGCGGTCAGCCAGGAGCCGAACATCAACCTGATGACCTGGTCCGAGGTGGAGGAGGTCACCGGGTTCGTGGGCAACTACACGGTCACGGTCCGGCACAAGCCGCGCTACGTGAAGGAAGACGTCTGCACCGGCTGCGGGGCCTGCCTGGAGAAGTGCCCGACCAAGGCCATCAGCGAGTTCAACGAGGGGTTGGGTTTCCGCAAGGCCATCTACCGCAACTCGCCCCAGGCCGTGCCCAACACCCCGGTCATCGACGGCGACGCCTGCAAGATGATCACCAAGGGCAAGTGCGGCGTGTGTCAGAAAATTTGTCCCACCGGGGCCATCGACTACGACATGAAGGAGTCCCGCGAGGTCTTCCACGTGGGTTCCATCGTCCTGGCCACGGGCTACGACACCATGGACCCGACGCCCATGCGCGAATACGGCTTCGGCCGGTACGACGAGGTCTACACCGCCCTCCAGTTCGAGCGGCTGAACAACGCGGTCGGCCCCACCGAGGGCAAGATCGTCATGAAGAACGGCAGGAAGCCCGAGTCCGTGGCCATCATCCACTGCGTGGGCTCCCGCGACAAGAACTACCATGAGTACTGTTCGCGGACCTGCTGCATGTACGCGCTGAAGTACGACCATCTGATCAAGGACAAGGTCGGCCACGACACCAAGGTCTACAATTTCTACATCGACATGCGTTGCTTCGGGAAGGGGTACGAGGAGTTCTACCGGCGGGTCCAGGACGAGGGCGTGACCTTCATCCGGGGGCGGCCCGCCGAGGTGGTGGAGGAGGACGGCAGGCTCGTGGTGGTGGGCGAGGACACCCTGCTCGGGGTCAACGTGCGCCTGCCCGTGGACATGGTCATCCTGTGCACGGCCATGGAGCCCCGGCCCGACGCCACCGAGGTGGCCCGCGTCTTCGGCATCGCCCAGGGCTCGGACGGCTTCTTCCTGGAAGAGCACCCCAAGCTCGGGCCGGTCTCCACTGCCACGGACGGGGTCTTCCTGGCCGGCACCTGCCAGGGACCCAAGGACATCCCGGACGCGGTCTCCCACGCCTCGGGCGGCGCGGCCCAGGCCCTGGCCCTGGCGGCCAAGGGCACGGTCTCCATCTCCCCGACCACGTCCTGGATCAACCCGGACATCTGCGTGGGCTGCCGGGTCTGCGTGGGACTGTGCGCCTACTCGGCCATCGAGTTCGACGAGCGGCGCAACGTGGCCGTGATCAACGAGGCCATGTGCAAGGGATGCGGCTCCTGCGCCGGGTACTGCCCGAGCGGCGCGGCCCAGATCAAGCACTTCAACGAGACGCAGATATTCAACGAAATAGACGGACTGCTAGGGATGGTCCCCGGCTGGCTGCCGCCCGAGGCGGGCGGGGCGCATCCGGTGGACATCCCGGTTACGCGGGTCGTCGAGGAGGCACGTCATGAGTAA
- a CDS encoding transposase, with protein sequence MRRKWDSKTKARIVLAGLMGECVNDLCRSNDLRPGQYYKWRGHFLENSYRVFEKPPLAPNDMELAAENEELKKLVGELTLELTSGKPTR encoded by the coding sequence ATGAGAAGAAAGTGGGATTCCAAGACCAAGGCCAGGATCGTGCTGGCGGGATTGATGGGCGAGTGCGTCAACGATCTCTGCCGGTCCAATGATCTGCGGCCGGGCCAGTACTACAAGTGGCGGGGGCATTTTCTGGAGAACAGCTACCGCGTGTTCGAGAAGCCGCCCCTGGCTCCGAACGACATGGAGCTGGCGGCCGAGAACGAGGAACTCAAGAAGCTGGTGGGCGAACTGACCCTGGAACTGACCAGCGGCAAACCCACCCGTTGA
- a CDS encoding sigma-54-dependent transcriptional regulator: MTDILIVDGDAVFAERLAASLLEHGFPTNACDSLSKALGILHTGTFKAVLLGDDLPDGDVVDYLALIREVPSFPEAIIITRRRDPDMAERAIQSGAWNYITKPLNLQRLLVLLERVITYHTKVHSGFCPVSLRREGIIGNSRAMLSCLDAVAQAATSDINVLLIGETGTGKELFARSIHKNSARRNKPFVVVDCAAMPDTLAESLLFGHARGAFTSADAPTVGLVKQADQGTLFLDEVGELPMPLQKVFLRVLEGRSFRPVGSAREITSDFRLLAATNRDLEEMVEQGEFRRDLYFRLRGMHIRLPALRDIAEDINEMTCKFIQRHCEKLKLSTKGFSPDFLDALMHYDWPGNVRELIHTLEQALSRAGNDAVLFPRHLPKAIRAQIARRSMRPEHQAAKPAHHHEIAPPDAFPDMRTYRDQQIARSEERYLMNLMEITGGDMAASCTVSGLSRARLYALLKRYNVSRK, encoded by the coding sequence ATGACAGACATTCTCATCGTGGACGGCGATGCGGTCTTTGCCGAACGGCTGGCCGCTTCGCTTCTGGAGCACGGCTTTCCGACCAATGCCTGCGACTCGCTGTCCAAGGCGCTGGGCATCCTGCACACCGGCACGTTCAAGGCGGTCCTGCTCGGGGACGATCTGCCCGATGGGGACGTGGTGGACTATCTGGCCCTTATCCGCGAGGTACCTTCCTTTCCCGAGGCGATCATCATCACCCGCAGGCGGGACCCGGACATGGCGGAAAGGGCCATCCAGTCCGGGGCCTGGAACTACATCACCAAGCCCCTGAACCTGCAACGGCTCCTGGTCCTGCTGGAGCGGGTCATCACCTACCACACCAAGGTCCACTCCGGGTTCTGCCCCGTGTCGCTCAGGCGCGAGGGGATCATCGGCAACAGCCGGGCCATGCTCTCCTGCCTGGACGCCGTGGCCCAGGCCGCCACCAGCGACATCAACGTCCTGCTCATCGGCGAGACCGGCACGGGCAAGGAGCTCTTCGCCCGGTCCATCCACAAGAACTCCGCCCGCCGCAACAAGCCCTTCGTGGTCGTGGACTGTGCGGCCATGCCCGACACCCTGGCCGAGAGCCTGCTCTTCGGCCACGCGCGGGGCGCGTTCACCAGCGCGGACGCCCCCACCGTGGGCCTGGTCAAGCAGGCGGACCAGGGCACCCTGTTCCTGGACGAGGTGGGCGAGCTGCCCATGCCCCTGCAAAAGGTCTTCCTGCGCGTGCTCGAGGGCCGCAGCTTCCGGCCCGTGGGCTCCGCCCGCGAGATCACCAGCGACTTCCGGCTGCTGGCGGCCACCAACCGGGACCTGGAGGAAATGGTCGAGCAGGGCGAATTCCGGCGCGACCTCTATTTCCGGCTGCGCGGCATGCACATCCGCCTGCCCGCTCTGCGCGACATCGCCGAGGACATCAACGAGATGACCTGCAAGTTCATCCAGCGCCACTGCGAAAAACTCAAACTGTCCACCAAGGGGTTCTCCCCGGATTTCCTGGACGCGCTCATGCACTACGACTGGCCGGGCAACGTCCGGGAGTTGATCCACACCCTGGAGCAGGCCCTGTCCCGGGCGGGCAACGACGCGGTCCTCTTCCCCCGCCACCTGCCCAAGGCCATCCGCGCCCAGATCGCCCGCCGGTCCATGAGGCCCGAGCACCAGGCCGCCAAACCGGCCCACCACCACGAGATCGCGCCGCCGGACGCCTTTCCGGACATGCGCACCTACCGCGACCAGCAGATCGCCCGGAGCGAGGAGCGCTACCTCATGAACCTGATGGAGATCACCGGCGGCGACATGGCCGCCTCCTGCACCGTCTCCGGTCTGTCGCGGGCCCGCCTTTACGCCCTGCTCAAGCGCTACAACGTTTCCCGCAAGTGA
- a CDS encoding DUF599 domain-containing protein produces MHDFFAPHLLDLLCLAVSAGLFTFYHLYVRHKLKANPTYSLYGATTIARTAWVVNVMEEKNDILAVQTLRNSTMAATFLASTSILLAVGLLTLSGQADKLGETWHAMNLFGSRAESTITLKLLIILGNLFIAFFNFSFAIRLFSHVGFLINTPPEEGSYGASITFVAMELNKAGGYFHMGMRAYYFLVPLIFWLFSPLFMLAATVTLVLIMSRIERTPDLDCEYLGTLFHNSCTLPRK; encoded by the coding sequence ATGCATGACTTTTTCGCCCCGCACCTGCTGGACCTGCTCTGCCTGGCCGTGTCGGCCGGGCTGTTCACGTTCTACCACCTGTACGTGCGCCACAAGCTCAAGGCCAACCCGACCTATTCGCTGTACGGGGCCACGACCATCGCCCGCACCGCCTGGGTGGTCAACGTCATGGAGGAGAAGAACGACATCCTGGCCGTGCAGACCCTGCGCAACTCGACCATGGCCGCCACCTTCCTGGCCTCCACCTCCATCCTCCTGGCCGTGGGGCTGCTGACCCTGTCCGGCCAGGCCGACAAGCTGGGCGAGACCTGGCACGCCATGAACCTCTTCGGCTCCCGCGCCGAGAGCACCATCACCCTCAAGCTGCTGATCATCCTCGGCAACCTGTTCATCGCCTTCTTCAACTTCTCCTTCGCCATCCGGCTGTTCAGCCACGTGGGCTTCCTGATCAACACCCCGCCCGAGGAAGGAAGCTACGGTGCGTCCATCACCTTCGTGGCCATGGAGCTGAACAAGGCGGGCGGCTATTTCCACATGGGCATGCGCGCCTACTACTTCCTGGTGCCGCTCATCTTCTGGCTGTTCAGCCCCCTGTTCATGCTCGCGGCCACGGTCACACTGGTGCTGATCATGTCCCGGATCGAAAGGACCCCGGACCTGGACTGCGAATATCTCGGCACCCTGTTCCACAATTCCTGCACCCTGCCGCGCAAATAG
- a CDS encoding glycosyltransferase family 2 protein translates to MKSISLVVPVYNEEESLPLFFTRLDDIILKKNDAEKYDFEVLFIDDGSRDASLALIKAQADASDHIKYISFSRNFGKEAALSAGIRHATGDAVIPIDADLQHPLELVWEMLDKWERGADMVVGVRDKRSDEGFLKKKITKGFYKSINKISEIPLIENAGDFRLLDKQVVSVIRELPENNLFMKGLFSWVGFKVDTVHFEDKPRQGGKTTWNYWKL, encoded by the coding sequence ATGAAATCGATCTCACTTGTTGTCCCCGTGTACAATGAAGAAGAATCCCTGCCCCTTTTCTTCACAAGACTCGATGATATAATTCTGAAGAAAAACGATGCGGAGAAGTATGACTTCGAGGTTCTCTTCATTGATGACGGAAGCCGGGATGCATCTCTGGCACTGATCAAGGCGCAAGCGGACGCCTCGGACCACATCAAATACATCTCCTTTTCCCGCAATTTCGGGAAGGAAGCGGCCCTGTCTGCAGGCATCAGACACGCCACGGGCGACGCCGTCATCCCCATAGATGCCGATCTGCAGCATCCCCTGGAACTTGTATGGGAAATGCTGGACAAGTGGGAGCGCGGGGCCGACATGGTCGTCGGCGTCCGGGACAAGCGGTCGGACGAGGGCTTCCTGAAGAAGAAAATCACCAAGGGTTTCTACAAGTCCATCAACAAGATCAGCGAGATACCGCTCATCGAGAACGCGGGCGATTTCCGGCTCCTCGACAAGCAGGTCGTCTCCGTCATCCGGGAGCTCCCGGAAAACAACCTGTTCATGAAGGGGCTCTTCTCCTGGGTCGGCTTCAAGGTGGACACGGTCCACTTCGAGGACAAGCCGAGGCAGGGCGGAAAAACAACCTGGAATTACTGGAAACTGTGA